The genomic stretch GCGTTCACGATGGGGCCGCCGCTGTCGCCGGGGATCAGCGGGGCGTCGAGTTCCAGCGTGCCCGGCGGGAAGTCGGCCCGGCCTGCGTCCGCGTCCAGGGCGGTCAGGCGGCCGGTCTTGGAGCGCAGGAACGCCCCGTTGCCGTTGCCGACCGCCAGCTGGATGTCGCCCACGCGGGGCGCCGTCGCGGTCAGTTTCAGGAAGGGCGTGCCGCTGGGCACGTTCACCTTGACCAGCGCCAGATCCCGCTGCTCGTCGAAGCCCACCACCGTGACGGCGTAGCGCTTCTTGTCGACGGTCTGGGCGCTCAGGGCGCGGGCCTTGGCGATCACGTGGTAGGCCGTGAGCGCCAGTCCATCCGCCGAGATCAGCACGGCGGAACCGACGCCATTCGGTTCCGTGCAGTTGGTGGGGGGGCACTGCTCGATCCGCAGCGATGCTGGCCTCACCTTGGTGAACAGGGCGGCCAGGGTCTTCTCCTCGGCGCTGGTCAGGTCAGAGGTCGGGGTGGTGCGGCGCGGTGTGGCCGGCGCGGCAGGACTGGTCGCCTGGGCCAGGGTCGGAGCCGGCTGCGCGGGGCTGCCGGCCTGCGCTGGAATGCCCAGCAGCACGGTCACGCACAGCATGGCGGGGCGGACGAGGGACGACATACGATGCCCCGGGCGGGCAGACTCAGGGTTCATACCGCATTCTGCTCTGTGCGTATCCGGCGGTGTGTGGTGGCCCTTGCGATCTGACGCGCCGCGCTCCGGCACCGGCGGCACA from Deinococcus sp. AB2017081 encodes the following:
- a CDS encoding S1C family serine protease codes for the protein MSSLVRPAMLCVTVLLGIPAQAGSPAQPAPTLAQATSPAAPATPRRTTPTSDLTSAEEKTLAALFTKVRPASLRIEQCPPTNCTEPNGVGSAVLISADGLALTAYHVIAKARALSAQTVDKKRYAVTVVGFDEQRDLALVKVNVPSGTPFLKLTATAPRVGDIQLAVGNGNGAFLRSKTGRLTALDADAGRADFPPGTLELDAPLIPGDSGGPIVNAKGELAGIVSYIRLAGSPRNPIYRSYAVPVTTTNALVAELRTGVKRDAPQIGVGLASAFLPAFTLDAEGFKLLSDALKLGDTPGAFFTNVTAGSPAARAGLKPLRLNADQERESGDIVTEVNGKRVLNFSDFQYAVRSYRVGDTVTLTVLRDGKTLKLPLVLTGSTQINN